The DNA sequence CACGGAGGCGGCCGCGGCCTCGGCGGCCGCCTCCGCGAGGGCGAGGGGGCCGGCGCAGGCGCCTTCCCCGCCCCGCCCCGCCCCGGCGCCGGGGCGCAGCAGGGCGTACACCACCGAGCCGGCCAGTTCCCGGGCCAGCGGCACCAGGTCCACCGTGCCCCCGAGCGGCAGCGGCGCGAGCCGCCGTAGGAGCAACGGATGCCATGCCGCGCGCAGTTCGCGGGTCCCGGCCGCGCCGAGCAGCTCGGTGAGCTCCCGCCGGGCCGTCCGGTGGCCGGAGCCCTCCTGGTCGAAGAGCACGCCCTCCACCCGGGCGGCCCGGGCCGCCCCGCCCGTGGTGCCGGGCGCGGTGCGGTCCAGCGGCAGCCGGGTCAGCGCCTCCCGGTAGGCCTCCGTGCCGTGGACGAGCAGCGTGCCGGGGCCGAGTCGGCGTACGGGCCGCCCGCGGGTGGCGGCGAGCAGCGCGAACAGGAGCGGGTGGGCGCGCAGGTAGACGCGCCGGTCCCGGCGGCGGGCCTTCGTGTGGGCTGCGGTGAGGGCCTTCGTGTGGGCCGCGGTGAGGGTCGTGGCACCGGCCGCCTCGTGGGTCCGGGCCGGGTTCCGGGCTTGGGTGCGGATCGTCGGGTCGGTGGTCATCGGACGTGTGCCTCCGCGGTGTCGGCGGGCCGGTAGCGCCGGTCCCAGTACCAGAGCAGGGTTCGGCGGGGTCCCCAACTCCGCAGCCTGCGCAAGCTGTTCTGCACCACCAGGTGCTCCGCGCGTACGATCCGCTGGCTGTGCTCGCGGGCCCGGTTCAGCAGGGCCACGTCCTCGGACCGCTCGTGCAGCGGCACGCGCAGGGCGCCGCCGCAGCGCAGGTAGAGTCCGGCGGTGATGCCCAGGTTGTGGCCGTGACACAGGACGTACGGGGTGCGGTAGCGGGGGTGGCGGTGGGCCCGCCGGTAGCGGCCGTAGAGCGAGGTGAGCCGGATCAGCGCCGGCAGCAGCCGGGCTTCGAGGAGGGTGGGCCGCTCGTCGCGGCGCGGCACGCTGCGGCCGCACAGCATCTCGGCGCCCCGCCCGAACTCCGCCTTCGCGACGGCAGTCCACTCCGGGGCGGGCAGACAGTCGGCGTCCGTGCGCAGCAGGTGGGTGGCGCCGGCGGCGATGGCGTACCGGAAGCCCGTGTCGGCGGCGGTCCCGGCGCCGGGCCGTTCCTCCGCGATCAGCTCGACGGGAAAGGGCGCCGAGCGCGCGAAGTCCCGTACGGCTTCCGCGGTCCGGTCGGTGGAGGCGTTGTCCACGACCGCGAGCGTGAATCCGGTGTCGTACTGGGCGGCGAGCGCGGCCAGGGTGGCACCGATGGCGGCCGCCTCGTTGTACGCGGGCACGACCACCCACAGGTTCGTCAACTCTTCGCTCCTTCGGGCTGGTTGGCGGTGGCGGCCCAGGACGCCGCGCGGAGCAGCACCCGGGCGCACAGGCTCCCCCAGACGAGCAGTCCGATCAGCGGCCCGGCCCCGCGGTAGAGGTCACCGTGCAGTTCGGCGGTCGCGGCGAGGTAGGGGCCCGCGGCGAGGGCGAGCAGCCGGCAGGCCAGCGCGGCCGCCAGCGCCGGGCCCGCGATGGCGGCAGCCCGGGGCCTGCCGGGGGCGCGACGCGGGGCGAGCCGCAGGACGGCCGCGAACAGCGCCCACAGCGCGGGGACCGTCCAGCCCGGACCGCCCGCCGTCACCACGGCGGCGACGGCGGTGACCGCGAGACAGAGCACGGCCGCACCCGCGACGTCCCGCGCCGCGTCGCGCACGGGGTTTCCGCTGCCCGCGTTCTGCCCGCACATGGCCCGCACGCCCGTGCGCAGCGCCCGGGCCATCCGCACCACCGACCAGCAGAGGGCGAGGGCGAGCAGCGGCCGCCAGTGCGGGGCCGCGGTGGGCAGCCGCCCGGCCAGCGGGGCCGCGGCGGCGGGCAGCAGGGCCGCGGTCAGCCCGTCCACGACCCGCCCGGCACCGTCCCCACCCCCGTCCGCCCCGGATCGGCCCGCCAGCGAGGCGAGGAGTAGTACCGCCGGGGCCGTCCCGACGAGCAGGGCGTACGTGAGCGAGCCCGCGAGGGC is a window from the Streptomyces sp. NBC_01244 genome containing:
- a CDS encoding cytochrome P450, whose amino-acid sequence is MTTDPTIRTQARNPARTHEAAGATTLTAAHTKALTAAHTKARRRDRRVYLRAHPLLFALLAATRGRPVRRLGPGTLLVHGTEAYREALTRLPLDRTAPGTTGGAARAARVEGVLFDQEGSGHRTARRELTELLGAAGTRELRAAWHPLLLRRLAPLPLGGTVDLVPLARELAGSVVYALLRPGAGAGRGGEGACAGPLALAEAAAEAAAASVRSHLPGPPRPGAGAAAIRAAERLRGLLGSGADDRAAMLAVAAVNTTVAALPRAVAWCADAGLWDQAADPALCPALADELLRVTAASPLLPRVAAAGGSVGGCPVGAGDRLLLVARHAAGAHLRDPDGRGPAEPGVARLVFGAGPHACPGARLAREQLAGVLAALAPHRPVVARARVDRRAALPGWRSLVVRAAA
- a CDS encoding glycosyltransferase family 2 protein — translated: MTNLWVVVPAYNEAAAIGATLAALAAQYDTGFTLAVVDNASTDRTAEAVRDFARSAPFPVELIAEERPGAGTAADTGFRYAIAAGATHLLRTDADCLPAPEWTAVAKAEFGRGAEMLCGRSVPRRDERPTLLEARLLPALIRLTSLYGRYRRAHRHPRYRTPYVLCHGHNLGITAGLYLRCGGALRVPLHERSEDVALLNRAREHSQRIVRAEHLVVQNSLRRLRSWGPRRTLLWYWDRRYRPADTAEAHVR
- a CDS encoding YhjD/YihY/BrkB family envelope integrity protein produces the protein MAVRKRVMGARKRVMASHRRYTRANGDALAGSLTYALLVGTAPAVLLLASLAGRSGADGGGDGAGRVVDGLTAALLPAAAAPLAGRLPTAAPHWRPLLALALCWSVVRMARALRTGVRAMCGQNAGSGNPVRDAARDVAGAAVLCLAVTAVAAVVTAGGPGWTVPALWALFAAVLRLAPRRAPGRPRAAAIAGPALAAALACRLLALAAGPYLAATAELHGDLYRGAGPLIGLLVWGSLCARVLLRAASWAATANQPEGAKS